The Pseudomonadota bacterium genomic interval CATCGGCGTTCTGTTGCGCGGCACGAAGCGCGACGAGGTCGAGCGCGGCCAGGTTCTGGCGAAGCCGGGCACGATCACGCCGCACACGAAGTTCAAGGCCGAGACGTATGTTCTGACGAAAGAGGAGGGCGGGCGTCACACGCCGTTCTTCACGAACTACCGTCCGCAGTTCTACTTCCGCACGACGGACGTTACGGGCCACGTGATGCTGCCTGAAGGTGTCGAGATGGTGATGCCTGGCGACAACATCACGATGGATGTTGAGCTGATCGCGCCGATCGCGATGGACGAAGGCCTGAGGTTCGCGATCCGCGAAGGCGGCCGCACCGTCGGCGCCGGCGTCGTCGCGCAGATCGTCGAGTAAGGTAGGAGATAACGCCTGACCGTGTTTAGGAGTGTAGCTCAATTGGTAGAGCACCGGTCTCCAAAACCGGGGGCTGTAGGTTCGAGTCCTACCACTCCTGCCAGGTGACAGGGTTGGTGGCGCCGGTCCGAAAAGGACCTGGCGCCACCGTTGATGTAGAGGATGTGACGTTCATGGCGAAGACATCGCCGGTCGAGTTTGTCCGTCAGGTTCGCCAGGAAGCCAGCAAGGTTACCTGGCCGACCCGCAAGGAGACGCTGATTACCACCGCGACCGTGCTGGCCATGGTCGTGCTGGTGGCGCTGTTCTTCTTCTTGATCGACCAGTTCTTCGCCTGGGGCGTCAAGGCGATTTTGGGACTTGGAAACTAAGCGCATGGCGCACCGTTGGTACATCGTGCATTGCT includes:
- the secE gene encoding preprotein translocase subunit SecE, with the protein product MAKTSPVEFVRQVRQEASKVTWPTRKETLITTATVLAMVVLVALFFFLIDQFFAWGVKAILGLGN